From the Glutamicibacter halophytocola genome, the window GACGTCGAGCACGAACTCCCGCAGGATGAAGCTGACCTGCAGCACATGACACGATCGCGCAGCACGATCATGTTCATGCTTTGGTCATTGCTGATCAGTCGAACACCATCGGTGCTTTCCGCTCCGTGCAGCCCGCGATGGACCCGCCGGTATCGCCTGCTTGCCAGTGCTAGCGCTGCTCAGGCCCGCTGACCTGCATCCGTGGATTCCAGAGAGATCTCGGACAGGCGGATGAAGTGCCCATGTAGCCGGTCTGGAGCCGTTACTCTGGCCTGCCGAATCCCAGCTGATTCAGCAGCAACAATGGCATCTGAAAATTCTTGAAACGAAAAATCCCGCCCGGAACAACGCGTGAGCGCCATTCCGGACGGGAAATTTTCAGATGAGTTTAGCGCGAACGGTAGTTCGGAGCCTCAACGGTCATCATGATGTCGTGCGGGTGCGATTCCTTCAGGCCGGCCGCGGTGATGCGGACAAACTTGCCGCGCGCCTTCAGCTCAGGAACGGTGCGGCCGCCAACATAGAACATGGTCTGGCGCAGGCCGCCCACCAACTGATGGGTCACTGCAGAGAGCGGGCCGCGGTAAGGAACCTGGCCTTCGATGCCTTCCGGGATCAGCTTCTCGTTGGTAGGCGCGTCAGCCTGGAAGTAGCGGTCCTTGGAGTACGAGGTGTTCTTGCCACGGGTCTCCATGGCGCCCAGCGAACCCATGCCGCGGTAGGCCTTGAACTGCTTGCCGCCCATGAAGACCAGGTCGCCTGGGGACTCTGCAGTACCCGCCAGCAGGGAGCCGAGCATCACCGAATCGGCGCCGGCAACCAGTGCCTTGCCGATGTCGCCCGAGTGCTGCAGGCCACCGTCAGCGATCACTGGCACGCCAGCTGGGATCGCGGCCTTGGCTGCTTCGTAGATGGCGGTGACCTGTGGAACGCCCACACCGGCAACGATGCGGGTGGTGCAGATGGAGCCTGGGCCCACGCCGACCTTGATGGCGTCGGCGCCGGCGTCGATGATCGCCTTGGCGCCCTCGTAGGTAGCAGCCTGTCCGCCGATCACGTCAACGTGGGCAGCGGCAGGATCCTTCTTCAGTCGGGCGATCATTTCCAGCACGCCCTGGGAGTGCCCGTTGGCGGTGTCAACGACCAGTGCGTCGACGCCAGCGTCGATCAAGGTCATGGCGCGCTCGTAGCCTTCGCCGAAGAAGCCCACAGCGGCAGCCACGCGCAGGCGGCCTTCCTCGTCCTTGGTGGCCAGCGGGTACTGCTCGGCCTTGTCGAAGTCCTTGACTGTGATCAGGCCGGTCAGCTTGCCCTCGTCATCGATCAGCGGGAGCTTCTCTATGCGGTTCTTGGACAACAGCTCGATGACCTTCTCGGGGGCCACGCCGTCCTGTGCGGTGATCAGCGGCATGCCGGTCATGACTTCGTAGACCTTGGTGGTCATGTACTGCTCGCGAGCCACAAAGCGGGTATCGCGGTTGGTGATGATGCCCAGCAGCTTGCGGTCCTCGTCCACTACTGGCAGGCCGGAGACGCGGTACTGTGCGCACAGCTCATCCCATTCGGCCAAGGTGGCGCCTGGGTGCACGGTAACCGGGTCGGTGATCATGCCCGACTCGCTGCGCTTGACCTGGTCGACCTGCTTGGCCTGGTCCT encodes:
- the guaB gene encoding IMP dehydrogenase; translation: MTEFNPFAFEGLTYDDVLLLPGPTDVIPSEADTTTRFTKRINIQVPISSAAMDTVTEAPMAIALARQGGIGVIHRNLSIEDQAKQVDQVKRSESGMITDPVTVHPGATLAEWDELCAQYRVSGLPVVDEDRKLLGIITNRDTRFVAREQYMTTKVYEVMTGMPLITAQDGVAPEKVIELLSKNRIEKLPLIDDEGKLTGLITVKDFDKAEQYPLATKDEEGRLRVAAAVGFFGEGYERAMTLIDAGVDALVVDTANGHSQGVLEMIARLKKDPAAAHVDVIGGQAATYEGAKAIIDAGADAIKVGVGPGSICTTRIVAGVGVPQVTAIYEAAKAAIPAGVPVIADGGLQHSGDIGKALVAGADSVMLGSLLAGTAESPGDLVFMGGKQFKAYRGMGSLGAMETRGKNTSYSKDRYFQADAPTNEKLIPEGIEGQVPYRGPLSAVTHQLVGGLRQTMFYVGGRTVPELKARGKFVRITAAGLKESHPHDIMMTVEAPNYRSR